One genomic window of Streptomyces sp. WP-1 includes the following:
- a CDS encoding rhodanese-like domain-containing protein: protein MPTVGVTDLKDDDFLLDVREDDEWQAGHAEGALHIPTSEFVARYGELTEAAPQDGRVHVICRSGGRSAQVTMYLVQQGIDAVNIDGGMQSWAAAGRPVTTDDGRPGHVI from the coding sequence GTGCCCACCGTCGGTGTCACGGACCTCAAGGACGACGACTTCCTGCTGGACGTCCGGGAGGACGACGAGTGGCAGGCTGGCCACGCCGAGGGAGCGCTGCACATCCCGACCAGTGAGTTCGTGGCCCGTTACGGCGAGCTGACCGAGGCCGCCCCGCAGGACGGCCGCGTCCATGTGATCTGCCGCTCCGGCGGCCGGTCCGCCCAGGTCACCATGTATCTGGTGCAGCAGGGCATCGACGCGGTGAACATCGACGGCGGCATGCAGTCCTGGGCCGCCGCGGGCCGCCCGGTCACCACCGACGACGGCCGCCCGGGCCACGTGATCTGA
- the paaB gene encoding 1,2-phenylacetyl-CoA epoxidase subunit PaaB, which produces MSTTDWPLWEVFVRSRRGLSHTHAGSLHAPDAEMALRNARDLYTRRGEGVSLWVVPATAITASSPDEKDPFFEPAADKPYRHPTFYEIPEGVKHL; this is translated from the coding sequence ATGAGCACCACCGACTGGCCCCTGTGGGAGGTCTTCGTGCGCTCGCGCCGCGGCCTGTCCCACACCCACGCCGGCAGCCTGCACGCGCCCGACGCCGAGATGGCGCTGCGCAATGCCCGCGATCTGTACACCCGCCGCGGCGAGGGCGTCTCCCTCTGGGTCGTCCCGGCCACCGCGATCACCGCGTCCTCGCCGGACGAGAAGGACCCCTTCTTCGAGCCGGCCGCCGACAAGCCGTACCGGCACCCGACCTTCTACGAGATCCCGGAAGGGGTGAAGCACCTGTGA
- the paaE gene encoding 1,2-phenylacetyl-CoA epoxidase subunit PaaE → MARFHPLQVAAVDRLTDDSVALTLTVPAELRAEYRHAPGQHLALRRRVDGTEVRRTYSICSPAPAPDGEGPSSLRVGVRLVEGGAFSTYALKEINIGDELEVMTPAGRFTLEPAPGRYAAIVGGSGITPVLSIVSTLLAREPEARFCLIRGDRTAASTMFLEEVADLKDRYPERLQLVTVLSREEQQAGLPSGRLDQGRLTGLLPALLPVERVAGWFLCGPYGLVQGAEGALRGLGVDRARIHQEIFHVDSGPTAAGTAPGAAHSTVTARLDGRGGTWPVQEGESLLETVLRNRPDAPYACKGGVCGTCRAFLVSGEVRMDRNFALEEEETDAGYVLACQSHPLTEQVELDFDR, encoded by the coding sequence ATGGCGCGCTTCCACCCCCTCCAGGTGGCCGCGGTCGACCGGCTCACCGACGACTCCGTCGCCCTCACCCTCACCGTCCCGGCCGAACTGCGCGCGGAGTACCGGCACGCGCCCGGCCAGCACCTCGCGCTGCGCCGCCGGGTGGACGGCACGGAGGTGCGGCGCACCTACTCGATCTGCTCCCCCGCCCCCGCCCCGGACGGCGAGGGCCCGAGCAGTCTGCGCGTGGGGGTGCGGCTGGTGGAGGGCGGCGCCTTCTCCACCTACGCGCTGAAGGAGATCAACATCGGGGACGAGCTGGAGGTCATGACCCCGGCCGGCCGCTTCACCCTGGAACCGGCGCCGGGGCGGTACGCGGCGATCGTCGGCGGCAGCGGCATCACCCCGGTGCTGTCCATCGTCTCCACCCTGCTGGCGCGGGAGCCGGAGGCCCGGTTCTGCCTGATACGGGGCGACCGTACGGCCGCGTCCACGATGTTCCTTGAGGAGGTCGCCGACCTGAAGGACCGCTACCCCGAGCGGCTTCAGCTGGTGACCGTGCTCTCCCGGGAGGAGCAGCAGGCGGGCCTGCCGTCCGGCCGGCTCGACCAGGGGCGCCTCACCGGACTGCTGCCCGCGCTGCTGCCGGTGGAGCGGGTGGCGGGATGGTTCCTGTGCGGTCCCTACGGGCTGGTGCAGGGCGCCGAGGGGGCGCTGCGCGGGCTGGGCGTGGACCGCGCCCGGATCCACCAGGAGATCTTCCACGTGGACTCGGGTCCGACCGCGGCGGGCACCGCGCCGGGGGCCGCGCACAGCACGGTCACCGCCCGGCTCGACGGACGCGGCGGCACCTGGCCGGTACAGGAGGGCGAGTCCCTGCTGGAGACCGTGCTGCGCAACCGCCCCGACGCGCCCTACGCCTGCAAGGGCGGGGTCTGCGGCACCTGCCGGGCCTTCCTGGTCTCCGGCGAGGTCCGCATGGACCGCAACTTCGCCCTGGAAGAGGAGGAGACGGATGCCGGGTACGTACTGGCCTGCCAGTCCCATCCGCTGACCGAACAGGTGGAGCTGGACTTCGACCGGTGA
- a CDS encoding DUF5819 family protein — translation MDHEPPAQEAPGQATPSPQPPPPAVPDPARRGLAALSPRYQAVAALAVAVVGVGVVAHLLMVFLSLAPQNTVSKQHGKAVEAWVFPEFEQNWKLFAPNPLQQNIAVQVRADVRMKDGSVRTTGWTDLSAQDGAAIKGNPAPSHTQQNELRRAWDFLTATHTADNRPVGMRGALSEQYLRRITVMRLYRTDPTSRIGVIQRVQVRSRIINVQPPSWSGEQVPDKPVYRMLPWWTVSAVEAAGGVR, via the coding sequence TTGGACCACGAGCCCCCGGCCCAGGAAGCCCCAGGCCAGGCAACCCCGAGCCCCCAGCCCCCGCCCCCGGCGGTCCCCGATCCGGCCCGTCGCGGTCTCGCCGCCCTCTCCCCCCGCTACCAGGCCGTCGCCGCGCTGGCGGTCGCCGTCGTCGGTGTCGGCGTCGTGGCGCACCTGCTGATGGTGTTCCTCAGCCTCGCGCCGCAGAACACGGTGTCGAAGCAGCACGGCAAGGCCGTCGAGGCATGGGTGTTCCCGGAGTTCGAACAGAACTGGAAGCTGTTCGCCCCCAACCCGCTCCAGCAGAACATCGCCGTGCAGGTGCGCGCCGACGTGCGGATGAAGGACGGCAGCGTGCGCACCACCGGCTGGACCGACCTGTCCGCGCAGGACGGCGCCGCCATCAAGGGCAATCCGGCACCCAGCCACACCCAGCAGAACGAGCTGCGCCGCGCCTGGGACTTCCTCACCGCGACGCACACCGCGGACAACCGTCCCGTCGGCATGCGCGGCGCGCTGTCCGAGCAGTACCTGCGCCGGATCACGGTGATGCGCCTGTACCGCACCGATCCGACCAGCAGGATCGGCGTCATCCAGCGGGTGCAGGTCCGTTCCCGCATCATCAATGTGCAGCCCCCCTCCTGGAGCGGTGAACAGGTGCCCGACAAACCCGTCTACCGGATGCTGCCCTGGTGGACGGTGAGCGCCGTCGAGGCCGCCGGAGGTGTGCGGTGA
- a CDS encoding MarR family winged helix-turn-helix transcriptional regulator — translation MSAQSRPDVSAPGPVGQAGSAPAAQAPEARLLTEAVTRLRRALRSSIRTDYPWETLPMAQVELLQVLGEHSPARISDLAARRRLAPSTVSGLIGQMISAGLVARDVDAADRRASVVTLTDAGREKLAAWTTAHERRIDAALGALDDDARAAIGNALPALFQLAENLGGEAGDGASVR, via the coding sequence ATGTCCGCGCAGTCACGCCCCGATGTCTCCGCGCCCGGCCCCGTCGGACAGGCGGGTTCCGCCCCCGCCGCCCAGGCGCCCGAGGCCCGTCTGCTCACCGAGGCCGTCACCCGGCTGCGCCGCGCGCTGCGCTCCTCGATCCGCACGGACTACCCGTGGGAGACGCTCCCCATGGCGCAGGTCGAGCTGCTCCAGGTGCTCGGCGAGCACTCTCCCGCGCGGATCAGCGACCTCGCCGCGCGCCGGCGCCTGGCGCCGAGCACGGTCAGCGGGCTGATCGGTCAGATGATCAGCGCGGGGCTGGTCGCGCGGGACGTCGATGCCGCCGACCGCCGCGCCTCCGTCGTCACCCTCACCGACGCGGGCCGCGAGAAGCTCGCGGCCTGGACCACGGCGCATGAACGCCGCATCGACGCCGCGCTCGGCGCGCTCGACGACGACGCCCGCGCGGCCATCGGGAACGCCCTGCCCGCGCTGTTCCAACTGGCGGAGAACCTGGGCGGGGAGGCGGGGGACGGCGCGTCGGTGCGGTGA
- the paaD gene encoding 1,2-phenylacetyl-CoA epoxidase subunit PaaD, with protein MVTATALEAELLELAGSVPDPELPVLTLHELGVVRALRLHGSDAAEVDLTPTYTGCPAIETMSLDIERVLREHGLREVSVRTVLTPAWSTDDITPEGRRKLREFGIAPPRTRGTSGPIPLALGPTRTGAMEATGAAGTVEAEPVHCPHCGSADTELLSRFSSTACKALRRCLSCREPFDHFKEL; from the coding sequence ATGGTGACCGCCACCGCCCTGGAGGCGGAGCTGCTGGAGCTGGCGGGTTCGGTTCCCGACCCCGAGCTTCCGGTGCTGACGCTCCACGAACTGGGCGTGGTGCGCGCGCTGCGTCTGCACGGCAGCGATGCCGCCGAGGTCGATCTGACCCCCACCTACACCGGCTGCCCGGCCATCGAGACGATGTCCCTCGACATCGAACGGGTCCTGCGGGAGCACGGCCTGCGCGAGGTGTCGGTGCGTACGGTGCTCACGCCCGCCTGGTCGACCGACGACATCACCCCCGAAGGCCGTCGCAAACTGAGGGAGTTCGGCATAGCTCCCCCGAGGACGCGCGGGACCTCCGGTCCGATACCGCTGGCCCTCGGCCCGACCCGCACCGGCGCCATGGAAGCCACCGGGGCCGCCGGCACCGTCGAGGCCGAGCCGGTCCACTGCCCGCACTGCGGCTCGGCCGACACCGAGCTGCTGAGCAGGTTCTCCTCCACCGCGTGCAAGGCGCTGCGCCGCTGCCTGTCCTGCCGCGAACCGTTCGACCACTTCAAGGAGTTGTGA
- a CDS encoding acyl-CoA dehydrogenase family protein, translated as MDFTFTEEQQAAAEAARGVFAGVAPDAVPSPALTPGAVAEGLDRELWSRLAGADLLSLLLDEAYGGAGLDAIALCLVLRESAKVLARVPLLEHSAAAAVVGAYGSKESGERLLERAGHGELVLTVAASGRSGHDPAELAVTARREGPGWVLDGVQTAVPWAYDADLVVVPAHIEGAAAGGSVLALLPRGLGGVTLVEQVSTSGERLAELRLAGARLEAAEVIEAEGAWEWLHALLATGTCALALGLGERVLEMTAEYTGGRQQFGHPIATFQAVAVQAADRYIDLRAMAATLWQAAWRIASGAPGALPAAGDVAVAKIWAAEGVRRVVQTAQHLHGGFGADTDYPLHRYHAWAKHLELALGPAAAYEERLGDLLAAHPLG; from the coding sequence GTGGACTTCACCTTCACCGAGGAGCAGCAGGCGGCGGCCGAGGCGGCGCGGGGGGTGTTCGCCGGTGTCGCGCCGGACGCGGTGCCCAGCCCGGCGCTGACTCCGGGCGCCGTGGCCGAGGGCCTCGACCGGGAACTGTGGTCCCGGCTGGCCGGCGCCGATCTCCTGAGCCTGCTGCTCGACGAGGCGTACGGCGGCGCGGGCCTGGACGCGATCGCCCTGTGCCTGGTGCTGCGGGAGTCGGCGAAGGTCCTCGCACGGGTGCCGCTGCTGGAGCACAGCGCGGCGGCTGCGGTCGTGGGGGCCTACGGGAGCAAGGAGTCGGGGGAGCGCCTGCTGGAGCGCGCCGGGCACGGGGAGCTGGTGCTGACCGTCGCCGCGAGCGGGCGCAGCGGCCATGACCCGGCCGAACTCGCCGTCACCGCGCGCCGGGAGGGCCCGGGTTGGGTGCTGGACGGGGTGCAGACGGCGGTGCCGTGGGCGTACGACGCGGACCTCGTCGTCGTACCGGCGCACATCGAGGGCGCGGCGGCCGGGGGGAGCGTGCTCGCGCTGCTGCCCCGGGGGCTGGGCGGGGTGACGCTCGTCGAGCAGGTGTCCACCAGCGGGGAGCGGCTGGCCGAGCTGCGGCTGGCGGGGGCGCGCCTTGAGGCGGCCGAGGTCATCGAGGCCGAGGGCGCCTGGGAGTGGCTGCACGCGCTGCTCGCCACGGGCACCTGCGCGCTGGCACTCGGGCTGGGTGAGCGGGTGCTGGAGATGACCGCCGAATACACCGGCGGGCGCCAGCAGTTCGGGCACCCGATCGCGACCTTCCAGGCGGTCGCCGTGCAGGCCGCCGACCGGTACATCGATCTGCGGGCCATGGCGGCCACCCTGTGGCAGGCCGCGTGGCGGATCGCCTCCGGAGCGCCGGGGGCGCTGCCCGCCGCCGGGGATGTCGCGGTGGCGAAGATCTGGGCGGCGGAGGGCGTGCGCCGGGTGGTGCAGACCGCGCAGCATCTGCACGGCGGCTTCGGCGCGGACACCGACTACCCCCTGCACCGCTACCACGCCTGGGCCAAGCACCTGGAACTGGCGCTCGGCCCGGCGGCGGCGTACGAGGAGCGGCTCGGCGACCTGCTGGCGGCGCACCCGCTCGGCTGA
- a CDS encoding DUF2252 domain-containing protein: protein MFVVMRTGEAVAVAGSGAGVVSEPRQGRRGEPGERSEGGARRLPPVRGFAEWPRQGSPKEEGKALRTRVPRRDHALFAPDAARPDAVSAVVESNAGRIPELTPIRVGRMAATPFAFLRGSAGLMAYDLARTPVTGVGAQLCGDAHAANFGLYGDARGGLVIDLNDFDETVHGPWEWDLKRLATSLVLAGREAGADEDTCRAAARDAAGAYRRTMRLLAKLPVLDAWNAIADEELVSHADAHDLLGTLQRVSEKARANTSGRFAAKSTEPHPDGGRRFVDASPVLRRIPDGEAAAVASSLEEYLTTLSEDRRPLLARHTVHDVAFRVVGTGSVGTRSYVVLLLDHREHPLVLQVKEARPSALLPHLSAAGFEGRPVAHEGRRVVLGQQRMQVVSDTLLGWTTVDGRPFQVRQFRNRKGSVDPAALAADQVDDYARMTGALLARAHSHSADPRLIAGYCGKNEDLDDAIAAFALTYADITESDHATLITAIRTGRIAAELGV from the coding sequence ATGTTCGTCGTGATGCGTACGGGGGAGGCGGTCGCTGTGGCCGGGAGCGGTGCGGGCGTGGTGAGTGAGCCGCGGCAGGGCAGGCGCGGGGAGCCGGGGGAGCGGTCCGAGGGCGGGGCGCGCAGACTGCCCCCGGTGCGCGGGTTCGCCGAGTGGCCCCGGCAGGGTTCGCCCAAGGAGGAGGGCAAGGCGCTGCGCACGAGGGTGCCGCGCCGCGACCACGCCCTCTTCGCACCGGACGCCGCCCGCCCGGACGCGGTGAGCGCCGTCGTCGAGTCCAACGCCGGCCGGATACCGGAGCTGACCCCGATCCGCGTGGGCCGGATGGCGGCCACTCCCTTCGCCTTCCTGCGGGGCTCCGCCGGACTCATGGCGTACGACCTGGCCCGCACCCCCGTCACCGGGGTGGGCGCGCAGCTCTGCGGTGACGCGCACGCCGCCAACTTCGGGCTGTACGGCGACGCCCGCGGCGGTCTCGTCATCGACCTCAACGACTTCGACGAGACCGTGCACGGCCCCTGGGAGTGGGACCTGAAGCGGCTCGCCACCTCGCTGGTGCTGGCCGGTCGCGAGGCCGGCGCCGACGAGGACACCTGCCGTGCCGCGGCGCGGGACGCGGCGGGCGCCTACCGCCGCACCATGCGGCTGCTGGCCAAACTCCCGGTGCTGGACGCGTGGAACGCCATCGCGGACGAGGAACTGGTCTCCCACGCCGACGCCCACGACCTGCTCGGCACCCTGCAACGGGTCTCGGAGAAGGCGCGGGCCAACACCAGCGGCCGGTTCGCGGCGAAGTCGACCGAGCCGCACCCGGACGGCGGGCGGCGCTTCGTGGACGCCTCGCCGGTGCTGCGCCGGATACCGGACGGCGAGGCCGCCGCGGTCGCCTCGTCCCTGGAGGAGTACCTCACGACCCTGTCCGAGGACCGCCGCCCCCTGCTCGCCCGGCACACGGTGCACGACGTGGCCTTCCGCGTGGTCGGCACCGGCAGCGTCGGCACCCGTTCGTACGTGGTCCTGCTCCTCGACCACCGCGAGCACCCGCTGGTCCTCCAGGTGAAGGAGGCCCGCCCCTCCGCGCTGCTCCCACATCTGTCCGCGGCCGGCTTCGAGGGCCGGCCGGTCGCGCACGAGGGCCGCCGGGTCGTCCTCGGGCAGCAGCGGATGCAGGTGGTCAGCGACACCCTGCTGGGCTGGACCACGGTCGACGGACGGCCTTTCCAGGTACGGCAGTTCCGCAACCGCAAGGGCAGCGTCGACCCCGCCGCCCTCGCCGCCGACCAGGTCGACGACTACGCCCGCATGACCGGCGCCCTGCTGGCCCGCGCCCACTCCCACAGCGCCGACCCCCGTCTGATCGCCGGCTACTGCGGCAAGAACGAAGACCTGGACGACGCCATCGCCGCCTTCGCCCTGACCTACGCCGACATCACCGAGTCCGACCACGCCACCCTGATCACGGCCATACGCACGGGCCGCATAGCGGCGGAGCTAGGCGTGTAG
- the paaA gene encoding 1,2-phenylacetyl-CoA epoxidase subunit PaaA, with protein sequence MATAAAQGTARPEADGARHTTGDEAEHQHAFDAAVAADERIEPRDWMPDAYRATLVRQIAQHAHSEIIGMQPEANWITRAPSLRRKAILMAKVQDEAGHGLYLYSAAETLGTGRDELLDKLHSGRQKYSSIFNYPTLTWADVGAIGWLVDGAAITNQVPLCRCSYGPYARAMVRICKEESFHQRQGYELLLALSRGTPEQHAMAQDAVDRWWWPSLMMFGPPDDESQHSAQSMAWKIKRHSNDELRQRFVDICVPQAESLGLTLPDPDLRWNEERGHHDFGSIDWTEFWEVLKGNGPCNEQRLTQRRRAHDEGAWVREAAAAHAAKHSGGTAAAGHRTTGAERA encoded by the coding sequence ATGGCCACAGCAGCCGCGCAGGGCACGGCCCGCCCGGAGGCGGACGGCGCCCGGCACACCACCGGGGACGAGGCGGAACACCAGCACGCCTTCGACGCGGCGGTGGCCGCCGACGAGCGCATCGAACCGCGCGACTGGATGCCCGACGCCTACCGCGCGACGCTGGTCCGCCAGATCGCCCAGCACGCGCACTCCGAGATCATCGGGATGCAGCCGGAGGCCAACTGGATCACCCGCGCGCCCTCCCTGCGCCGCAAGGCGATCCTGATGGCCAAGGTCCAGGACGAGGCGGGGCACGGCCTGTATCTGTACAGCGCGGCGGAAACCCTCGGCACCGGCCGGGACGAACTGCTCGACAAGCTGCACAGCGGCCGCCAGAAGTACTCCTCGATCTTCAACTACCCCACGCTGACCTGGGCCGACGTCGGCGCGATCGGCTGGCTGGTGGACGGCGCCGCGATCACCAACCAGGTGCCGCTGTGCCGCTGCTCCTACGGCCCGTACGCACGCGCCATGGTGCGGATCTGCAAGGAGGAGTCCTTCCACCAGCGCCAGGGGTACGAGCTGCTGCTGGCCCTGAGCCGGGGCACCCCGGAGCAGCACGCGATGGCGCAGGACGCGGTGGACCGCTGGTGGTGGCCCTCGCTGATGATGTTCGGCCCGCCCGACGACGAGTCCCAGCACTCCGCCCAGTCGATGGCCTGGAAGATCAAGCGCCATTCGAACGACGAGCTGCGCCAGCGCTTCGTCGACATCTGCGTCCCCCAGGCCGAGTCCCTGGGCCTCACCCTCCCCGACCCGGACCTCAGGTGGAACGAGGAGCGGGGGCACCACGACTTCGGCAGCATCGACTGGACGGAGTTCTGGGAGGTCCTCAAGGGCAACGGGCCGTGCAACGAACAGCGCCTGACCCAGCGCAGGCGCGCCCACGACGAGGGCGCGTGGGTGCGGGAAGCGGCCGCCGCCCACGCGGCCAAGCACAGCGGCGGCACCGCGGCCGCCGGACACCGGACGACGGGAGCGGAGCGAGCATGA
- a CDS encoding HTTM domain-containing protein: protein MNQPSQVLSRGLTRITGAALGPYQSAVIRIGFAGTWLFFLLREFSHRQELYGPDGPWDWDMGRRLTLDNHAFTALMWSSGQLWFECFYAFAILASAALLLGWRTRTASVLFMVGVLSLQNRSVFVGDGGDNVLHLMAIYLVFTRCGQVWSLDARRRARERRIPTDWTGLVLWTVLGFVLVTMTAAGRLFGNAWLIPALLWAAWVGLALWWLVQRLARSAEPRILLDVIADVLHNGALVVIMAEACLIYATAGWYKIQGSRWQDGTAVYYPLHLDYFSPWPGLADLMSASGTILTVVAYGTVIVQVAFPFTLLNRRVKNVLLVLLMTEHLVIAIALGLPFFSLAMITADAVFLPTSFLRRVGAFAARARGRFVKEGGDGEDGTVPAPRSQQDGTPGRVGFTA from the coding sequence GTGAACCAGCCCTCTCAGGTCCTCTCGCGCGGGCTCACCCGTATCACCGGGGCGGCGCTCGGGCCGTACCAGAGCGCCGTGATCCGGATCGGGTTCGCCGGTACCTGGCTGTTCTTCCTGCTGCGCGAGTTCTCCCACCGCCAGGAGCTGTACGGCCCCGACGGTCCCTGGGACTGGGACATGGGCCGGCGGCTGACCCTGGACAACCACGCCTTCACGGCCCTCATGTGGTCGAGCGGGCAGCTGTGGTTCGAGTGCTTCTACGCGTTCGCGATCCTCGCCAGTGCCGCGCTGCTGCTCGGCTGGCGCACCCGTACGGCGTCCGTGCTGTTCATGGTGGGCGTCCTGTCGCTCCAGAACCGCAGCGTCTTCGTCGGCGACGGCGGCGACAACGTGCTGCATCTGATGGCCATCTACCTCGTGTTCACGCGCTGCGGGCAGGTGTGGTCCCTCGACGCGCGGCGCAGGGCCCGCGAGCGGCGGATCCCCACCGACTGGACCGGCCTCGTGCTGTGGACGGTCCTCGGGTTCGTCCTGGTCACGATGACCGCGGCGGGCCGGCTCTTCGGCAACGCCTGGCTGATCCCCGCCCTGCTGTGGGCGGCATGGGTGGGTCTCGCCCTGTGGTGGCTGGTCCAGCGCCTGGCGCGCTCGGCCGAGCCGCGGATCCTGCTGGACGTGATCGCCGACGTCCTGCACAACGGCGCCCTCGTGGTGATCATGGCGGAGGCGTGTCTGATCTACGCCACGGCCGGCTGGTACAAGATCCAGGGCTCGCGCTGGCAGGACGGCACCGCCGTCTACTACCCGCTGCACCTGGACTACTTCTCGCCCTGGCCCGGTCTCGCCGATCTGATGTCCGCCAGCGGCACCATCCTGACGGTCGTGGCGTACGGCACCGTCATCGTGCAGGTCGCCTTCCCGTTCACCCTGCTCAACAGGCGGGTGAAGAACGTGCTGCTGGTGCTGCTGATGACGGAGCACCTCGTGATCGCGATCGCGCTCGGCCTGCCGTTCTTCTCACTGGCGATGATCACCGCCGACGCGGTCTTCCTGCCGACGTCCTTCCTGCGCCGGGTCGGCGCCTTCGCCGCCCGCGCGCGGGGACGGTTCGTCAAGGAAGGCGGCGACGGCGAGGACGGTACGGTGCCCGCGCCCCGCTCGCAGCAGGACGGCACGCCCGGCCGCGTAGGGTTCACGGCATGA
- the paaC gene encoding 1,2-phenylacetyl-CoA epoxidase subunit PaaC has protein sequence MTATGPATVPVTAALALGDDALVLSHRLGEWAGHAPALEEEVALANIALDLLGQARVLLSLAGDEDELAFLREERSFRNLQLVEQPNGDFAHTIARQLYFSTYQHLLHAELATGDGPFAPLAAKAVKEVAYHRDHAEQWTLRLGDGTGTSHERMRRACDALWRFTGEMFQPVEGLDVDWAVLESRWLESVTWVLDRATLTVPEGPRTGAWSAGAGRQGVHTESFGRMLAEMQHLHRSHPGASW, from the coding sequence GTGACCGCCACCGGCCCCGCCACCGTCCCGGTGACCGCCGCGCTCGCGCTCGGCGACGACGCCCTGGTGCTCTCCCACCGCCTGGGGGAGTGGGCCGGGCACGCGCCCGCCCTGGAGGAGGAGGTCGCCCTCGCCAACATCGCCCTCGACCTGCTCGGCCAGGCCCGGGTGCTGCTGTCCCTGGCGGGCGACGAGGACGAGCTGGCCTTCCTGCGCGAGGAGCGCTCCTTCCGCAACCTCCAGCTGGTCGAGCAGCCGAACGGCGACTTCGCCCACACCATCGCCCGCCAGCTGTACTTCTCCACCTACCAGCATCTGCTGCACGCCGAACTCGCCACCGGGGACGGCCCGTTCGCGCCGCTGGCCGCGAAGGCGGTCAAGGAGGTCGCCTACCACCGCGACCACGCCGAGCAGTGGACCCTGCGTCTCGGCGACGGCACCGGGACCAGTCATGAGCGGATGCGGCGCGCCTGTGACGCGCTGTGGCGGTTCACCGGGGAGATGTTCCAGCCCGTGGAGGGACTGGACGTCGACTGGGCGGTCCTGGAGTCCCGTTGGCTGGAGTCGGTCACCTGGGTGCTCGACCGGGCCACCCTGACCGTCCCGGAGGGGCCCCGCACCGGGGCCTGGTCGGCGGGCGCCGGGCGGCAGGGCGTCCACACCGAATCCTTCGGCCGGATGCTCGCCGAGATGCAGCATCTGCACCGCAGCCATCCGGGGGCGTCATGGTGA